From the genome of Pseudomonadota bacterium:
CGCATACGAACCGGCCTTCAGTGTTGAACCGGTTGAAATGTCGGTACCACCAAGAACGTTGGATATTTCACCCACCAGGGTAAAGGTACCCGTAGTGGCGCCCGATGTGCCTGCTGTAAAACTCAGGGTCCAGATGCCGGCGCCCGTGAGAATTGAAGCACTGGCAGCCAAATGGGTCAAGGCTGCGGTGGCATCGGCAGCAGTGTTGAACACAGTGCCGTCAACCAGGGTTGAGGTTGCCAGAATAATTGAACCACTGGCAATTGTACCGCCACCAGCAAGGAAATTCACCTGAGCAGTAGCAGCAGCAACGATTGCGTCACCCTGGATAACCGTCCCGGAAATGAGGGAGGTTCCGGACTGCAGAATAGAACCGACGCCCAGTGTAGCAGCACCGACAAGGGTCTTGCCAGAGATTAGCGCAACTGAATTAATCGTCGTGGCAGAACCGATTACCGACCCGGAATTCAGGATTGATCCGGTGGCGGCAACCAGTGTATCCCCGGCCGCAATTGCTGTAGCGGCAACGGTGATTTCAGAGGTAACCGAAGTCCCTGCCGCAAGGCTGGTACCGGATCTCAGCGTCGAACCGGCGCCGGCAATTGTTGTCCCCGCACCAGCGGTGAAGGCGGCAACCGTTATATTATTGCTGATCGCCGTACCCGAGTTCAAAACACTTCCTGAACCAAGGGTGGAACCTGCAGCTAAAGTCGAAACTGCGGTTGTTGCCGCGGAGTTCCCAGTGGTCTCGACATTATTTACCGTAGTAACAGCCAGCCCACTTGTCCCGCCGTTACTCACCTGAACCTCTGCAGCACCAGTCTGAATCAGATTGATGTATCCAAGGGTTGACAGGCTGTCGCCACCAAAGATTGCATTGGCGCCGGTGGTTGTGCTGCCGGTGGAGATGCTTGTGCTTGTCGCCTGGATAGCTCGACCGTCAACCGAGGTCAAGGTCATTGCGCCCTCGTTGTCAACACTTGCAATAACACCATGCTCAGAAGTTTTCTGGTTGATGGATTTTACCAGTGAACCGTCGGAGTCATTGGCAGCAACATTGATCGCACCGATGGTGATGCCGTTGATGGCGAAATCCGAGTCAGTGGCCCCTGCCACTATTGCACCGGTGGTGGATGAAGAGACAACCGCATCTGCGGTAACCCCAAGAACATCACTCAGTTTGTTGATGGCATCTTTAACTGCGCCCAGACTGTTTTCCCGGTTATTATTATAACTCAAGCTAATGGCATTCAGGCTGAAGGTCTGGTCCTGCAGATTGCTGTAAAAAGCAAGCTCCGCAGTTCCTGTCCCTGAAAAATCCAGCCGACTTGCATTGACATGACCTATCTTGCTTGATTCAGCAGAGGCAATGGAAACACTTACCGTTTCCTGCGAATAAGCACCAACCTGGAACTTCTTGTTGGTAAAATTACCGGACAACAGTTTCTGATTATTAAATGCTGTGGTCTTGGCAATAATGTCCAGCTCTTCCGTCAGCTTGTCGATATCAGCCTGAATCGCCTTCCGGGATTCCGTGGTCTGACCGTCCTGAGACGCCTGGACTGCTTTGGTTTTTATGGTGTTAACGATATTGATGGACTCCTGAAGAGCACCATCAGCAGTCTGCACCATGGAAATAGCGTCATTGGCGTTCCTGATTGCCTGGCCAAGACCGAGGGCCTGTGACCGCAGGGAGTCGGCAATGGCCATACCGGAAGCATCGTCCGCCGCCTTGTTGATCCTCAGGCCTGATGACAATTTTTCCAGCGAGGCTGAGAGATTATCATCATTCTTGATCATATTCTTGTGGGCGTTTAACGCTGCCACGTTTGTATTAATACGTAATGCCATAATTTAATTCCTCCATGATGGATTTTCCGGGATTCCTTTCCCTTTTCGCTTCATTACTTTTTTGCTTGTCCTGTAAAAATTAAACATCACTTGTTCTGCAAGTCCCAGGCATCACCTCCTCTGTTTCTAAATTCAAATAATTTTCATAAAAAGAATAACACATAACCCGGGATACAGAGTTATGCCTTCTCTCCTTCTTCAGTTATCATATCGGCACTTCATGGCACGACTTGAGTCTTTTTTCCCCATGGGATCATTTTTTCGTCAACCTGACTCGACTCTGGAAAAACAAATCAGGCGTTGCAAGAAATTACCCGATCATTCTGTTGCGCGGCATGTATCTTGCTGTTTTTCAGAATACGTACGGCACGCCGCCGGAGAGAATATCGCCCAGGGCTGCCTGCAATGGCTAAAAACCCTGTGAACTGAACAGATTTATTGAAAAGAGATTTAAGAAACAGGTCGCAGCTGACGATATATATACTGATGCACTGTTGTTTTTTTGACGGAAGTAAAAATCCTAAAGGAGATTATGCTATGGAAGACAGACTTCCAGATTTTTTTGAATCAAATATGGCCTTATTACATAAACACCACCCGGCCCAGTGGGAAACTTTTTCTGAATCGCCGCCCGATCCTGTTGGCGAGGTATACAAAACTGCATCAGGAGAACTCAACCTCCGGGTGACAGGCCGGGATGGCGAGACTGTCACCATGCACAGCGCTGAAAACCCCAAAGGAGCGGGAGATGACTTCCTCACGCAGGTTCCGGAAGAGG
Proteins encoded in this window:
- a CDS encoding flagellar protein FlaB yields the protein MALRINTNVAALNAHKNMIKNDDNLSASLEKLSSGLRINKAADDASGMAIADSLRSQALGLGQAIRNANDAISMVQTADGALQESINIVNTIKTKAVQASQDGQTTESRKAIQADIDKLTEELDIIAKTTAFNNQKLLSGNFTNKKFQVGAYSQETVSVSIASAESSKIGHVNASRLDFSGTGTAELAFYSNLQDQTFSLNAISLSYNNNRENSLGAVKDAINKLSDVLGVTADAVVSSSTTGAIVAGATDSDFAINGITIGAINVAANDSDGSLVKSINQKTSEHGVIASVDNEGAMTLTSVDGRAIQATSTSISTGSTTTGANAIFGGDSLSTLGYINLIQTGAAEVQVSNGGTSGLAVTTVNNVETTGNSAATTAVSTLAAGSTLGSGSVLNSGTAISNNITVAAFTAGAGTTIAGAGSTLRSGTSLAAGTSVTSEITVAATAIAAGDTLVAATGSILNSGSVIGSATTINSVALISGKTLVGAATLGVGSILQSGTSLISGTVIQGDAIVAAATAQVNFLAGGGTIASGSIILATSTLVDGTVFNTAADATAALTHLAASASILTGAGIWTLSFTAGTSGATTGTFTLVGEISNVLGGTDISTGSTLKAGSYAVNDAIVIQDMTTTDTMILLTGSIIANQSTLGANTVANNDAFTVHGDLQLTNTMTIRGGSTLITGSRLAAQSVADNDALVLAANATLTAAMTLVTGTVVVANSVLGNGSSASSNDLTLTADATLTNAQTLAIGSVIGDGSSLATGSTFGATLTLAQTETVAVGTTMNLAAGSSAAAGSVFAAGTVLTNAISGTDGNSYAIGDTLVSAVTLAGATTMTNAQDIKGGSILTAGSTLAANTSGSGSAIGTVGSSTMTRLSEISVLTQDGAQTAISVADSALKDLDKVRSDLGSIQNQLNSTVANISVTRVNVFAAESSIRDVDFAEEAANFSKMQILTQASSFAMAQANASAQTVLALLQG